The Planctomonas sp. JC2975 DNA window GTCGTACACGGAGACGCTCGTCGCTCCGCCCGTGCGCACGCCGTGGGATCTCTCGCGCGGCGCCGGCGGATCCAGCGGGGGAGCGGCCGCCGCCGTGGCCAGCGGCATGCTGCCCTTCGCGCCGGGCTCGGACGGCGGCGGATCCGTTCGCATCCCCGCCGCGGCCTGTGGGCTCGTCGGGCTCAAGCCCTCCCGCGGCCGGGTGCCCTCGGGCAGCGGGCTCGAGTCGCTGGGCGGACTCGTCGTGGATGGTCCGCTGGCGCGCACCGTCGAGGACGCCGCGCTGCTGCTGGACGGCATGATCGCCAGGCGGAACGGACGCGTAGACCACCGGTTCGCGACGCTCGCGCAGGGAGACGACACAGCCTTCCTCCCGCACGCCGTGCGCGGCGAGGGACGCTTCCAGCTCGGGGTGATGACCACGAGCGCCTGGGACCTGGACTACGAGATCACGATCGACCCGGAGGCCCGCTCGGCCCTCGACGACGCCGTCGACGCGTTCGCCGCGCTCGGCCACGGGATCGAGGAGACGGCGCTGAAGCCGGATCCGACGTACGCACCCGCCTTCATCACCGTGTGGAAGGCTGGAGCCGCGCGCATTCCTGCCGAGGGCGACGCCATGGCGCTGCTCGAGCCGCTCACCCGCTGGCTGGTCGAGCAGGGTCGCGCGTTGCGCGCGTCCGAACTCGTCGGAGCACTCGTGGCACTGACCGCGTTCGAGCGTTCGCTCATCCGCCAGCTGTCGTCGTTCGACGCGGTGCTGACCCCGGCGCTGGCGATGACGCCGCGTCCCATCGGCTGGTACGACTCGGAGGACGCGGAACTCAACTTCGCACAGCAGGTGCAGTACACGCCGTTCACGTCGATGCTCAATGTGAGTGGTCTGCCGGCGATCACGTTGCCGGTCTGGCAGACGTCCGAAGGGCTTCCGATGGGGGTGCAACTGATCGGCCGCCCCGGCGGAGAGGCCACGTTGCTCGCGCTCGGAGCGCAACTGCAACGGCGGATCGGCTGGCAGCGGCGCCGCCCGCCCGTGTGGCGCGTTGGGGCATAGAGACGCAGCGCATGGCTCCCGGCCAACCTTAGGTAAGGCTGCCCTTATACTGAAATGGCCATGTACAGACCCGATCACTCCGCGCACACCGGCGCCACAGCGCACCGAGACGACCGTGTGCAGTTCGTCGTGACGGGCGACGAGACGTCGCTCGCCGAATTGCAGAGCGAGCTCGCACTCCTGCCGCTGTGCGCCAAGGGGAGGGTATTCGTCGAGGTGCCGGAGCCGGCGGATGTCTTCCCGCTGCAGGTGCCCATGCGCATGACCGTGACGTGGTTGCCGCGGTCCGTGCGCGGAGGGCGTACTGGCACAGGGGAGCGCTGCGCCCCCGGCCAGGCGCTGCGTCGCGCGGTTGGCGCATGGAGCGCGGAGATGCTCTGCGACGGGCCAGGCGACACCCAGGCGATCCTGACCGGGGACTACCGGGGCGTCAGCGGCGTCTACGAGGTGCTTGCCGGACGCGTGGGCATGACGCCCGAGAACATCACCGCACCCGAGCGCTTCGGGTTGCGAATCGAACCCTGACGCGCACCCGCCGGCCGACTGCCGCCGGCTGAGCTCATCGAAGCCGGGATCCCTGCGATCGTCGTTTCGACAACCTCGACCAGCGGGAGCGCTCCACCGGCCGGGTTGCTCGACCGGCCGGATCGCTCAACCAGCGGACTCGCTCGCCGCGCGGGTGTCGCCGATGCCGAGCAGCCGCCGAGTCGCGTCCCACAGGTCGCGCTCGAGCTGAGGGTCACGGGCCTGCGCATTCACCCGGCCGTTCGCCGTGAATCTGTCGAAATACGTGCCCGACGGCTCGCGGACCTCGGCCTCGCCGGCCAGTGCGATGAGCGGACCGGCGCCGCTTTCGGGCGAACGTCCGTACCTGCCGCCCGTGACGGCATTGCCGAAACGGATCAGCGGCGACTGCCCGCCGAAGCGCGTGACGATCGTGCCCGGATGGAACGAGTAGGCGCTCACTCCCGTACCGGTGAGGAGCTCGCCCAGCCTGCGCGCGAACAGGATCGTGGCGAGCTTCGACGTGCCGTACGCCTGCCATCCGCCGCGCCATGGACGCTGCTCCCAGTCGAGGTCGTCGAGGCGAAGGGATCCGAACATGTTCGCCATGCTGGCGGTGCTCACGACGCGGACGGGCGCATCCTTCGCGCTCTCGACGAGACGGTCGTGCAGCAGGTGCGTGAGCAGGAACGGCGCGAGGTGGTTCGTCTGGATGGTGCGTTCGTGTCCGTCGACCGTGACCTCGCGCGATCCGTAGAGACCGCCGGCGTTGTTGGCCAGCACATCGATGCGATCGAGCCGCTTCAAGAGTGCGGATGCCAGCTCCCGCACGTCGTCCAGTCGCTCGAAGTCCGCGAGCAGTGCTTCGCCGCCGATCCGATCCGCGACGGCTCGCGTGCGCTCCGCGTTGCGTCCGACGACCACGACGCGGTCGCCCTGGCGCGCGAGCACCCCAGCCGCGTACTCGCCGATCCCTGAGCTCGCGCCGGTGATCACGACCGTGCGCTTCGAACCGCTCGATCCGCCTGAACCGCTCATCGATATCCGCCCTTCTCGAGGCCTGCCTCGATCTCGAACCGATTGCGCAGCGGATCACGTCCCGCCACGAAGTACAGCACCGGGAACAGCATGCCGTATCGACGCCACTGGCGCTGGTGCACGGCCTCGTGTTCCAGCACGTCATCGGAGAGCGTGTCGTTCGTGAGGTAGCAACCGCCGACGAAGGAGCCGCCGCGACCGAACGTGCGCCGCGGCATCCCGCTGAACACCCACAGCCCGTGGCGCCTCTCCACCCGGCCCACGCTCCAGAAGAAGCCCCACGCGAAGCCGACGGCCGTTGCGTACCGGTAGCCGAGGTAGGACAGCGCCGAGTCCACCAGGAACTGGCGCGGGAGCGCCGCGAAGGCGGAGAGCGACGCCCGAGCTCCCTGCGTGAGCGAAGCGCGAGCGGTCCGTTGGCTCCGGGCTCGGAAACCGTTCGACTCGCTGCGCCCGCTCATCGGGCTACGGGTCGAAGTGAGCTCGCTCTTCCGGCCCGTGATGCTCATTCGGTGGGGCGCCCGTATGCCTCGAGGAGCCGCAGCCATACCTCGCTGAGCGTCGGATACGACGGCACCGCGTGCCACAGTCGGTCGATCGTCACCTCGCCGACGATCGCCACGGTCGCCGAGTGCAGCAGTTCGCCCACATCCAGGCCGACGAACGTGGCGCCGACGAGCACCCTGCGATCCTCGTCCACCACCATGCGTGCCCGGCCGACGTACTTGTCGCTGGCGATGGTGGCACCGGCGACCCACGAGATGTCGTAGTCCACCACACGAGTGCGGATGCCGGCCTTCTCGGCCTCTGCGGCGCTCAGCCCGACCGACGCCACCTCGGGATCGGTGAACGTCACCTGCGGCACCGATGCGTGGTCCGCTGTCGCGGCGTACGTGGACCACGGTGCCAGAGACAGCGTCTTGCCGTTCGCGCGCGCCGCGATCGCATCCCCTGCGATGCGGGCGTCGTATTTGCCCTGATGGGTCAGGAGGGCTCGGTGGGTGACGTCGCCGACGGCATACAGCCAGGCATCCTCTCCTGCGCCGTCGAGCACGCCGCCTTCGGCATCCGAGCCGGCAGGAGCGAGCACGCGGAGCGAATCGTCCGTCGGCAGCCAATCGCCTGGAGTGAGCCCGACGGTCTCGAGTCCGAGGTCGAGCGTGTTCGGCACGCGTCCGGTGCACACGAGCACCTCGCCGGCGGTGACGGACGATCCGTCGTCGAGCACGATGGTCACGGCATCCGTCTCGTCGTCGCGGGTGACACGCACGGGCGACACACCCGTGCGCACGACGGCGCCGAGGTCCCCCAGCGAGGTCAGCACCAACTCGCCGGCGAACGGCTCGTTCTTGCCGAGCAGACCGCTGCGGGCGATGACCGTCACCTCGACGCCGAACCCGGCGTACGCGGTCGCCATCTCCACCGCGACGACACCTCCGCCGATGATGGCGAGCGACGAGGGCACCTCGTGCACACTCGTCGCGTCACGGCTCGTCCACGGGTCCGCGTCGATCAGGCCAGGGACGTCGGGCAGCAGCGAGGCGGATCCGGTGCACACGGCTACCGCATGCCTCGCGGTGATGACCGTAACCTCGTCGTCCGCACCCGTCACCTCGATGCGCTTCGGACCTGTCAGCCGGGCATGGCCGCGCACCAGATCGATGTTCGCGCCGTTCAGCCACTCGACCTGGCCGTCGTCCTTCCAGTTGCTCGTCACCTTGTCGCGACGACGCAGCACGGCGGCGACGTCGAGGTCGCCGGTGACAGCCTGCTCGGCGCCGTCCACGTTGCGCGCAGCCCTCAGCAGCGCCGCACTGCGCAGCAGCGCCTTCGACGGCATGCAGGCCCAGTACGAGCACTCGCCTCCGACGAGCTCCGACTCCACAAGCACGGTCTTCATACCGCCCTGCACTGCGCGATCGGCCACGTTCTCGCCGACTGCGCCCCCTCCGATGACGATGACGTCGTATTCGATCTCGTTCACGCTCGCAGACTATCCGCGGTGTGTTGCCGGATGGGCCAGTGCGCCGGCGTCCCGGGTGTGCACCGGTGCACCGACCAGGGGATCGGTCCGGCGGCCTCGGCGCTCAGCTCGGCGCGCCGTCGTCGGGCATCCGCCGCGTCAGTGCGCCGAGGATGCGCAGGATGACGGTGAGGTCGTCGGACGCGGCATCCGGCGTGCGGGGGGCGAACTCGGTGATCGCAGCACCCGCCAGCTCGAATCGCCCACGCAGCGCGGTGATGGCGGCGACCACCTCTTCCGGCTGCAGCCCGAACGGCTCGGGGAACTGCACGCCCGACATCGCGCCAGGGTCGAGCACATCCAGATCGACGTGCACGTACACGGAGTCGGCGCCCGTTGCGACGACGGCATCCACGAGGGCGTCTGGTGTGTGCAGCTCCTCGATCGTGACGAGTCGGATACCCGCCTCATCCACGTAGGCCGCCTCGCCGTCGTCGAGTTCCCGCGTTCCGGCCAGCACGACGGAGTGCGGGGCGAGAACGGCGTCGCCGACCGATGCCAGCGGATCCGGGGCCTCGCCGAGCAGCGCCCGCAGCACCATTCCGTGGAACGCCGCGGATGGCGAAGACTCGGCGGTGTTGAGGTCGCCGTGCGCGTCGAACCAGACGAGTGCGACGGATCCGGAGGGTCGCCGCGACACAGCGTGCTGCACGCTCGCGAGGTCGGCGGCGCAATCGCCGCCGATCGTCACGATCAGGCCGTCGCCGATCGCAGACAGCTCCGTGAGAGCGGCGGCCGCCCTGTCCCGGATCATGGAGATCGACGACAGGCGATTGACCCCGGATCCGAGCGACTCGCCCGCCTCCATCGGCACGTCGACAGTGGTCGTGGCCGACGCCGGAAGGTCGCCGGCGACCGCGGCGGCCCCATCCATGAGCTGCATCGCGCGAGAGGAACTCGATCCCTGCCACTGCGGGACGATCAGAAATCGGGTCGGCATTGGAACAGACTACTTTTCCCGCGCGCTGGAGCTGAGAGCGGAGGCCATTTCTGGCCTCCGCCGCGACGCTCCCTCTTGCTCGGCCGGACGGCGGAACCACGCCGCCCGGAACCGGCTCGTGGGGCCCAGCGCCGACCGCCGTCTCGGCGGTCGGCACTCGGCACTTCTCCCGGCGCTCAGGGACCTCGCCGTTGCGCTTCGCGCTATTTGGTCGCGGAGGCCAGGGCCTTGCGCAGCTCCTCCGCCGTGAGGCGAGGGCCGTATGCGGGGGTGTCGCGCTGGATCCGCCAGCTCTCGCTCAGCGGTCCGCCGTCGACGGTGTCGAACCCGATCGCGTCGATGAAGGCGGCGACAGTCGCGTTGGCGGCTGCGTCGTCTCCGAAGATCGCGAGCGCGCGGCGGTCGGGAGTGCCTGCATCCTGCGCCTCATCGGTGATGGCCGAGGCGAAGATGTGGTTGAACGCCTTCACGACGTGCGCGTCCGGCAGATGCTGCTGCAGCTTCGCCGAGCTCGTCTCGCTCAGGTCGTCGAGCTCGGCGATGTGCCCGTCGCGTTCCCAGTAGTAGTTGTTCGTGTCGATCACGGCCTTGCCGTTCAAGGGCTCGACGGGAACCTTGTCGATGGCGAGGAACGGGATGGTCACCACGGCGATGTCCGCGGCGCCAGCTGCCTCGGCTGCCGTTGCCGGGCGGGCGTGGTCGCCCAGTTCCGCTACGAGGTCGGCGAGCGTCTCGGGTCCTCGCGAGTTGCTCACCACCACGTCATATCCGTGCGCGATCGCCTGGCGGGCGATCTGCGATCCGATGTGTCCTGCTCCGATGAGTCCGATGGTCGTCATGGCTCAGGTCAACCGGTCTCGGCCGGGAACGATTCCCGGATGTCGGATCGTTTCCTCGAAATCCTCACCGGCCGCTTCGGCGGTATCCGCTGCCGCCGTCGGTCGTGTGTGGAACCGGCGACGAGCGGATCAGTTCGTCACGCGGGAATCGTGGCGAGCATCCGCTCGAATGCTGCATCGAGGTCGGGGTTGAAGCGCTGCTGCTCGGGGTGGGCGTCGTACCACTCGACGATCTCCTGGGCGCCGCGGTCGAACGTGACCGTCGTCGCGAACTCGGGCACCAGCGCCTTGACCTTGCTGTTGTCGAAGACCATCGAGTGCGCCTTGTCACCGACCAGGCCGGGGCCGAGGTCGGGAGCGATGCGTGCGATCGTCTCGGATGCCACGTGCGCCAGCACCGGCTCGACTCCTGCGGCCTGGCCGAGCCACGTATAGATCTGGTCCCAGGTCGGCGCGTGATCGCCGGTGATGTGGAACGTGTCGCCGACGGCGAGCGGATTGCCCATGAGCCCGTCGAACGCGACGGCGAAGTCGGTGTTGTGCGTGATGGTCCACAGGCTCGTGCCGTCGCCGTGCACGACAACCGGCTTGCCGGCGCGCATGCGAGCGATGTCGGTCCAGTGGCCGGAGGTCGGGATGGAGGTGCGGTCGTAGGTGTGCGACGGACGGATGATCGTCGCGGGGAACGCGTCGTCGCGGTACGCGCGCACCAGGAGGTCCTCGCACGCGATCTTGTCTTGCGAGTATGTCCAGAACGGGTTGCGCAGCGGCGTGGATTCGGTGACCGGGATGCGCGCCGGCGGCGTCTGATAAGCGCTCGCCGAGCTGATGAACACGTACTGCCCCGTTCGGCCCGCGAACCGGGCGACATCCGCCGCGACGTGCTCGGGAGTGAACGCCATGAACTGGGCGACGGTGTCGAACTCGCGCGAGCCGAGCACGGCGTCCACGGCGGATGCATCGCGAACGTCTGCCTCCAGCTCCTCGACTCCCTCGGGCAGCGGGCGGGTCTGCGACTGTCCGCGGTTCAGCACGGTGACGGATGCGCCGCGCGAGACCGCGCGCGCCACGCACGCCGAGCTGATGGTGCCGGTGCCGCCGATGAAAAGGATCGTCTTCGAAGCCATGCTCCGATCCTGGCATCGACGCCCCGTGCGCGTTGGCGCCATCGGACGTGACGCGCCCCCTCGGGCGTATCGACGAGGCCGACGACGGGCAGCATGTTGCCGACTCAGCCGGTCGTTCGCGGAAACACGTCGCCCTGTCGGCAACATACGGCCCCGACGACGAAGACGAGTCGGTGGGAGCCCCTACCGTGGACGAGTGACTTTCGACGACCCGTACGGATCCGACGTTCTCGCTGGCAACTGGCGCGCCAGAGGACTGGTGCAGCCGAAGACGCTCGAAGCGGAGAACGACCTCGTCGTCGAACTCGCCGACTCCGGTTACACCGGCGCGATCGTCGGCATCGAGAACCGGCTCGTGCAGCTCGAGGACCGCAACGGCAGGGTGCGCGCGTTCCCGCTCGGTGGCGGATTCCTGGTGGACGGGAAGCCGGTGGTGCTCGTGCCGCCGACGAAAGCGGGACCGCGAGGGCGGGTGCGCACCGCATCCGGTTCGTTCCACGTCGCGGATGCGCCGGCCCGCGTCGCGCGCGCCAGCCGCATCTTCGTTGAGGGCCGGCACGACGCCGAGCTCGTCGAGAAGGTGTGGGGCGACGACCTGCGGCTGGAGGGCGTCGTCGTCGAGTACCTGGGCGGCATCGACGACCTCGCCGAGATCCTGCGCGACACGAAGCCCGGGCCGGGGAAGCGCATCGGCGTGCTCGTCGACCACCTGGTTCCGGGGTCCAAGGAGACGAGGATCGCGGATGCCGTTGCCCGCGGCCCGCACGGATCCAGCGTGAAGATCGTCGGGCATCCGTACATCGACGTCTGGGCAGCGGTGAAGCCGGAGCGTGTCCGGCTGAAGGCGTGGCCGCAGATCCCGCGCAACGTGGAGTGGAAGAAGGGCATCTGCGCGGCGCTCGGATGGCCGCACGATGACCAGGCGGACATCGCGCGGGCGTGGCAGCGCATCCTGTCGACGGTGACGACGTACCGCGACCTGGAACCCTCCTTCCTCGGTCGCGTCGAAGAGCTGATCGACTTCGTCACCAGCGATTGAGGGAGCGGACCGGAAGCTCGCTTCCAGTCCGCACGTGATCGAGCGTGTCGAGCTCGAAATGCGAACACCGGCAGACTGCGTCGAGCGGTGAACGCGAACACGAGCGATGGGCGCCGGGAGCGCACGCCTTCGTATCATGAGCGCATGGGGCCGGTCGCGTCCGACGGCCGCATCGGAGACTCCGTGCGTGTCGTCGTACCCTCGCATGTCCTTCCCTCTGGGATGGCCATGGCGGGCTTCCGCGCCCAGCGCAGCATCGGCGACCTCCAGGTGGTGCCGTACCCAGCGGTGACCCTGTTCCTCGACCTCGGCGACGCGCCTGTGCACGTCGACGACGGCGACGGCCGCACGCTCAGCGGCAGCGTGGCGATCGGGCTGGCACCGAAGTCGTTGCGCGGGCACGGCAGCGATGTCGAGTGCCTTCAGGTGCGGCTGTCACCGCTTCTGGCGCACGCGATCGGCATGCCGTCCGAGTTCGGCTCCGCCGCTGCCGTGACGGATGTCTGGGGCCGCCCCGCCGCGCGCCTGGAGAGCCGGCTGCGACACGCGTCCTCCTGGGAGCAGCGGTTCGCCCTGGTCGCCGAGGCGGTGGCGTCTCTGGCGTCCGGGTCCGGCGCTCGGGATCCGGAAGTCGCTCAGGCGTGGCGTCGGCTCGTGGTCTCGCACGGATCGGCGCGGGTCGAGGCGCTGGCGGCCGAGGTCGGCTGGAGCCGCAAGCGGTTGTGGTCGAGGTTCAGGGCGCAGACGGGACTGACCCCGAAAGGCGCCGGCCGACTCATCCGCTTCGATCGGGCCGTGCACCGCCTGGCACGCGGCAGCGCACCGGGAACCGTGGCGGCAGAGGTCGGTTACGCCGACCAGTCCCACCTGAGCCGGGAGGTCGCGGACTTCACCGGCTCGACGCCCTCCGCGATCGCCACGGCGCCCTGGCTGGACGTCGACGACGTGGCCTGGCGCAATCCCGGATACACCGCCGTGTGATCTCGCCTTAGGCGGCGAGGAACCGGCGGGAACATTCGTCCAAGACATCCGCTCCGCCGATGGACGACGCTGACGGCATGACTGAACACGAAACCGCTGAGGCGGCCCGCCGGCTCGGAGTGGCCGCCCGACCGGGCTCGGACCCCCACCCTGCGTCCATCTCGTCGGACTCGATAGAGGGTGCCGTCGCCGGCGACGGCGACGGGCGCGAGCTGTTCCTCTCGCTCGCCGCCGGCGAGCTCCACGTCGTGGTCGCCGGGCCTCAGGACGCACCGGCGCTCGTGCTGATCCACGGAACGGCCTCGGATGTGCACGTCTGGGATCCGATCGTGCCCTCGCTGACCGCCGAATTCCGTGTCATCCGGGTCGACCTGCTCGGGCACGGACGCTCGACGCCCTCGACGGACGGATACGGGATCCTCGCGCAGGCCAGACGCATCGGCGAGGCGCTCGACCGGCTCGATGCCGGCAGGGTGAGCGTTGTCGCGCACTCGATGGGATGCCTCGTAGCGACCGCACTGGCCGAGGCGCGCCCGGATCTGGTCTGCGCTGTCGGGCTGATCGACGGCGGACCCGACCTCGAGGCCGCAGCCCCTGACGGTCCGGCGTTCACTGTGCTGCTCGCACCGGGGATCGGACGATTCGTGTGGGCGCTGCGCACAGAGGGGATGGTGCGGGCCGCGGCGGCCAGCGCCGTCACGCGTGACGTCGAGCTCCCGAACGAGATGGTGCGGGCCGCCATCCAGATGACGTATCCGGCGTTCGTCGGTACGGATCGCGCCGCGCGGGACTACCTGGAAGAACGCGACCTGCCGTCGAGGCTCGTGCCGCTCGGTCTGCCGCTTCTCGTCCTCTTCGGTGACGCGGACAAGCGCTGGAGCCCGTCGGCGGCCTCCGCCTATCTCGCGGTACCCGGCGCGAGGCTCGAGCTGCTGCCGGGTGTCGGGCACACGCCGATGCTGGAGGACACGGCGGAGACGGTCCGTCTGCTCCGGCGCTTCCTGTCCCAGGTCGCCGCGAAGGGCGACCGGGCGGCGAACTGAGTCGCCGCGGCCCAGGGCGCCACTGTCCTCCCCGCGCACGTGAGGACGGAGGAACGCGGGCATGCGGCGTGCTGGATAGGCTCCGGTGCTGCGGCATCCGTTCCCGATCCAGGTGCTGCTTCACCGCGGCGGGCATCGTCCTCGACGCGGACGTACCGGCGGGCCTGGCGCTCGGCGAGCATGGCATCGGTCGAGTCAGGGGAGTGGTCGTCGTGCGCATCGCCATCATCGGAGCAGGAGGAGTCGGCGGATACTTCGGGGCCCAATTGGCGGCGAACGGGGAGGACGTCGTCTTCGTGGCACGCGGAGCGCACGGTGCGGCCATCAGGGAGCACGGACTGGTCGTGACGAGCGACGTCCACCCGCAGCATCTCGAGAACGTGACGGTCGTCGAGCACCCGGAAGACATCGGGGAGGCCGACCTCGTCGTGGTCGCCGTCAAGCTCTGGGACACAGACGACGTGGCGAAGCGGCTCGTCCCGCTCATCGCCGCCGGCGCCTCGATCGTCTCGTTGCAGAACGGCGTGCTGAAGGACGACGTGCTCCGACGTCACGTGTCGGCCGCCGGAGTGTTCGGAGGCGCCTGCTACATCTCGGCTTTCATCGAACGCCCTGGCGTGATCGCCCATCACGGCGCGATGCAGCGCATCGTCGTCGGCGAGTACGACCACAGCAGGTCGGCCCGCGTGGTGGACTTCGTCGAGCGCTGCAAGGCCGCCGGCATCGACGCCGACGTCAGCGACGACATCGAGCGCGTGCTGTGGGAGAAGTACGTCTTCCTGGTCGGGATGTCGGCCCTCACCTCGGCGACGCGCCTCCCGATCGGGCCTATCCGGTCGAACCCGCTGGCCAGACGACTCCTCGGCGAGGTGATGGGCGAAGTGCTCGAGGTAGGTCGTGCGCGCGGTGTCGACCTGGATCCCGGGCTCGTGGACGAGCGCCTCGCGTTCGTCGACACCGTCGCGCCGACGATGACGGCATCGATGGCGAACGATCTCGCCGAGGGCAGGCGCCTCGAACTGCCGTGGCTGAGCGGGGGAGTCGTCGACCTCGCGGATCAGCTCGGAGTGGACGCTCCCGTGAACCGCACGATCGCCGGGCTCCTTGCGCCGTTCGTGGACGGTCAGCCGGCCTAGGTGTCCGAGCGGCTCACCTCGGTTCGGCTCACCTCTGGTCGGCTGACCTCGGATCGGACTGATCCTCCCGACCCTCCAGTGCCAGGTATTGATGCGCGAACGCCACAGCCATTCCGCCCTCGCCGACCCCTGCGGCGACGCGCTTGACGGATCCGGATCGCACGTCGCCGATGGCGAAGACGCCCGGCGCGCTCGTCTCGAGCGCGAATGGACGCCGATCCGCCGTCCATTGCGGCGTGTCCGCCGCGTCGGCACCCGTGAGGATGAAGCCGTGGTCGTCTCTGGCGATCTTCTCGGGAAGCCAGCCGGTGACGGCATCCGCTCCGATCATCACGAAGACCACGGAGAACGGATCGCTGGTCGTGCTGCCGTCGTCCTTGTCGAGCACGTCGACGGATTCGAGGGTCGAGTCACCGTGCAGCCCCACGACCTCGCTGTGCGTGCGCACTCGGATGCCGTCGTTCGCCGCGATCTGATCGATCAGGTAGCGCGACATGCTCGCCTCCAGCGAGTCTCCGCGCACCAGGATCGTGACCGATCGGGCGAACCGGGAGAAGAAGATGGCAGCCTGGCCGGCCGAGTTGCCCGCACCGACGATGCAGATGTCGGCGCCCTGCGCGAGTCCCGAATCACTGCGTGCGGCACCGTAGTAGACACCCGTGCCGAGATACCGGCCGACAGATGCCAGCGGCAGCGTCCGCCACTGCACCCCGGTTGCCAGCACGATGACACGTGCACGGAGCAGGTCCCCGCCGTCGAGCACGACCTCGTGTCGATCCGGACGCACGTCGATGACGGATCGCGTCACGACGATCTCGGCACCGAGCCGCTTCGCT harbors:
- a CDS encoding amidase gives rise to the protein MADDLHELTALAQWNLLQKGEVTPVELADHYLGRIEALNPQIGAFVTVTPDAARERAAQVAASVPRTAPLWGLPIGDKDLWRRAGVPTGFGSRLLAGYVPEESDEIVLDLDAAGAVSLGKTSAPEFGLPSYTETLVAPPVRTPWDLSRGAGGSSGGAAAAVASGMLPFAPGSDGGGSVRIPAAACGLVGLKPSRGRVPSGSGLESLGGLVVDGPLARTVEDAALLLDGMIARRNGRVDHRFATLAQGDDTAFLPHAVRGEGRFQLGVMTTSAWDLDYEITIDPEARSALDDAVDAFAALGHGIEETALKPDPTYAPAFITVWKAGAARIPAEGDAMALLEPLTRWLVEQGRALRASELVGALVALTAFERSLIRQLSSFDAVLTPALAMTPRPIGWYDSEDAELNFAQQVQYTPFTSMLNVSGLPAITLPVWQTSEGLPMGVQLIGRPGGEATLLALGAQLQRRIGWQRRRPPVWRVGA
- a CDS encoding SDR family oxidoreductase, producing MASKTILFIGGTGTISSACVARAVSRGASVTVLNRGQSQTRPLPEGVEELEADVRDASAVDAVLGSREFDTVAQFMAFTPEHVAADVARFAGRTGQYVFISSASAYQTPPARIPVTESTPLRNPFWTYSQDKIACEDLLVRAYRDDAFPATIIRPSHTYDRTSIPTSGHWTDIARMRAGKPVVVHGDGTSLWTITHNTDFAVAFDGLMGNPLAVGDTFHITGDHAPTWDQIYTWLGQAAGVEPVLAHVASETIARIAPDLGPGLVGDKAHSMVFDNSKVKALVPEFATTVTFDRGAQEIVEWYDAHPEQQRFNPDLDAAFERMLATIPA
- a CDS encoding DUF3097 domain-containing protein encodes the protein MTFDDPYGSDVLAGNWRARGLVQPKTLEAENDLVVELADSGYTGAIVGIENRLVQLEDRNGRVRAFPLGGGFLVDGKPVVLVPPTKAGPRGRVRTASGSFHVADAPARVARASRIFVEGRHDAELVEKVWGDDLRLEGVVVEYLGGIDDLAEILRDTKPGPGKRIGVLVDHLVPGSKETRIADAVARGPHGSSVKIVGHPYIDVWAAVKPERVRLKAWPQIPRNVEWKKGICAALGWPHDDQADIARAWQRILSTVTTYRDLEPSFLGRVEELIDFVTSD
- a CDS encoding SIP domain-containing protein; the encoded protein is MYRPDHSAHTGATAHRDDRVQFVVTGDETSLAELQSELALLPLCAKGRVFVEVPEPADVFPLQVPMRMTVTWLPRSVRGGRTGTGERCAPGQALRRAVGAWSAEMLCDGPGDTQAILTGDYRGVSGVYEVLAGRVGMTPENITAPERFGLRIEP
- a CDS encoding SDR family NAD(P)-dependent oxidoreductase, whose amino-acid sequence is MSGSGGSSGSKRTVVITGASSGIGEYAAGVLARQGDRVVVVGRNAERTRAVADRIGGEALLADFERLDDVRELASALLKRLDRIDVLANNAGGLYGSREVTVDGHERTIQTNHLAPFLLTHLLHDRLVESAKDAPVRVVSTASMANMFGSLRLDDLDWEQRPWRGGWQAYGTSKLATILFARRLGELLTGTGVSAYSFHPGTIVTRFGGQSPLIRFGNAVTGGRYGRSPESGAGPLIALAGEAEVREPSGTYFDRFTANGRVNAQARDPQLERDLWDATRRLLGIGDTRAASESAG
- a CDS encoding AraC family transcriptional regulator, translated to MGPVASDGRIGDSVRVVVPSHVLPSGMAMAGFRAQRSIGDLQVVPYPAVTLFLDLGDAPVHVDDGDGRTLSGSVAIGLAPKSLRGHGSDVECLQVRLSPLLAHAIGMPSEFGSAAAVTDVWGRPAARLESRLRHASSWEQRFALVAEAVASLASGSGARDPEVAQAWRRLVVSHGSARVEALAAEVGWSRKRLWSRFRAQTGLTPKGAGRLIRFDRAVHRLARGSAPGTVAAEVGYADQSHLSREVADFTGSTPSAIATAPWLDVDDVAWRNPGYTAV
- a CDS encoding Fe-S oxidoreductase, with protein sequence MSGRSESNGFRARSQRTARASLTQGARASLSAFAALPRQFLVDSALSYLGYRYATAVGFAWGFFWSVGRVERRHGLWVFSGMPRRTFGRGGSFVGGCYLTNDTLSDDVLEHEAVHQRQWRRYGMLFPVLYFVAGRDPLRNRFEIEAGLEKGGYR
- a CDS encoding arginase family protein, encoding MPTRFLIVPQWQGSSSSRAMQLMDGAAAVAGDLPASATTTVDVPMEAGESLGSGVNRLSSISMIRDRAAAALTELSAIGDGLIVTIGGDCAADLASVQHAVSRRPSGSVALVWFDAHGDLNTAESSPSAAFHGMVLRALLGEAPDPLASVGDAVLAPHSVVLAGTRELDDGEAAYVDEAGIRLVTIEELHTPDALVDAVVATGADSVYVHVDLDVLDPGAMSGVQFPEPFGLQPEEVVAAITALRGRFELAGAAITEFAPRTPDAASDDLTVILRILGALTRRMPDDGAPS
- a CDS encoding NAD(P)-binding domain-containing protein, yielding MTTIGLIGAGHIGSQIARQAIAHGYDVVVSNSRGPETLADLVAELGDHARPATAAEAAGAADIAVVTIPFLAIDKVPVEPLNGKAVIDTNNYYWERDGHIAELDDLSETSSAKLQQHLPDAHVVKAFNHIFASAITDEAQDAGTPDRRALAIFGDDAAANATVAAFIDAIGFDTVDGGPLSESWRIQRDTPAYGPRLTAEELRKALASATK
- a CDS encoding NAD(P)/FAD-dependent oxidoreductase, which codes for MNEIEYDVIVIGGGAVGENVADRAVQGGMKTVLVESELVGGECSYWACMPSKALLRSAALLRAARNVDGAEQAVTGDLDVAAVLRRRDKVTSNWKDDGQVEWLNGANIDLVRGHARLTGPKRIEVTGADDEVTVITARHAVAVCTGSASLLPDVPGLIDADPWTSRDATSVHEVPSSLAIIGGGVVAVEMATAYAGFGVEVTVIARSGLLGKNEPFAGELVLTSLGDLGAVVRTGVSPVRVTRDDETDAVTIVLDDGSSVTAGEVLVCTGRVPNTLDLGLETVGLTPGDWLPTDDSLRVLAPAGSDAEGGVLDGAGEDAWLYAVGDVTHRALLTHQGKYDARIAGDAIAARANGKTLSLAPWSTYAATADHASVPQVTFTDPEVASVGLSAAEAEKAGIRTRVVDYDISWVAGATIASDKYVGRARMVVDEDRRVLVGATFVGLDVGELLHSATVAIVGEVTIDRLWHAVPSYPTLSEVWLRLLEAYGRPTE